A stretch of Lentimicrobiaceae bacterium DNA encodes these proteins:
- a CDS encoding L-fucose isomerase — protein MGELPKVGIRPVIDGRLQGVRESLENQTMNMAKAAAQLISENLRFPNGEKIECVIADSTIGGVAEAAMCAEKFARSGVGVSLTVSPCWCYGTEVMDTDPLLPKAVWGFNGTERPGAVYLAAALAGYAQKGLPAFGIYGHDVQDKKDGSIPEDVKEKILRFVKAGLAVAQMKNKSYLSLGGMSMGIAGSYVDQEFLLDYLGIRTEVIDMSELIRRAERGIYDPAEYAKAIAWVKKNCKEGKDLNDPASQATRERKDWEWEMVVKMTLSARDLMIGNPKLKELGHGEEALGRNAILGGFQGQRAWTDHLPNGDFMEAILNSSFDWNGIRQAFVFATENDSLNGVSMLFGHLLTNTAQIFSDVRTYWSPESVERVTGSKLTGKAAGGIIHLINSGSTTLDATGKQKANGQSVMKPFWEISEAEAQACLDATDWAPADLGYFRGGGYSSHFKTEGEMPVTMSRINLVKGIGPVLQLAEGWTIDLPDEVHNTLDQRTNPTWPTTWFAPRTNGKGAFADVYSVMANWGANHGAISFGHIGADLISLASMLRIPVCMHNVEEGKIFRPASWSAFGMDKEGSDYRACDTYGPIYGKTR, from the coding sequence ATTGGAGAATTGCCCAAAGTGGGGATCCGGCCCGTTATCGACGGACGGTTACAGGGAGTGCGGGAATCACTCGAAAATCAAACCATGAATATGGCCAAGGCTGCGGCACAACTGATCAGCGAAAATCTTCGTTTCCCTAACGGAGAAAAGATTGAATGCGTGATCGCCGATTCGACCATTGGCGGAGTGGCTGAGGCTGCCATGTGCGCCGAAAAATTTGCCCGTTCGGGTGTCGGGGTCTCACTGACTGTCTCCCCTTGCTGGTGTTACGGAACAGAAGTAATGGATACAGATCCACTGTTGCCCAAAGCGGTTTGGGGCTTCAACGGGACCGAACGTCCGGGGGCTGTATATCTTGCTGCAGCGCTTGCAGGATATGCGCAGAAGGGCTTACCTGCGTTCGGTATCTATGGACACGACGTTCAGGATAAGAAAGACGGTTCCATCCCGGAAGATGTGAAAGAGAAGATTTTGCGTTTTGTCAAAGCCGGTCTCGCGGTAGCGCAAATGAAAAATAAATCGTACCTCTCGCTGGGTGGTATGTCGATGGGTATTGCCGGATCGTATGTCGATCAGGAGTTCTTGCTCGACTATCTCGGCATCCGTACTGAGGTTATTGATATGTCGGAGCTGATACGCCGTGCCGAGCGTGGCATATACGATCCTGCCGAATACGCTAAAGCGATTGCCTGGGTAAAGAAGAACTGCAAAGAGGGCAAGGACCTCAACGATCCTGCCAGTCAGGCAACCAGGGAGCGAAAAGACTGGGAGTGGGAGATGGTGGTCAAGATGACCCTTTCGGCCCGCGACCTGATGATAGGAAACCCAAAACTGAAAGAGCTGGGACATGGCGAAGAGGCGCTTGGTCGCAATGCCATTTTGGGCGGTTTCCAGGGACAACGTGCCTGGACAGACCATCTGCCCAACGGTGATTTTATGGAGGCAATTTTGAACTCCTCGTTCGACTGGAACGGCATCCGTCAGGCTTTTGTCTTCGCAACAGAAAACGATTCATTGAATGGTGTCTCCATGTTGTTCGGACATCTGCTTACCAATACGGCCCAGATCTTCTCCGATGTTAGGACTTACTGGAGTCCTGAATCAGTTGAGCGGGTGACAGGCAGCAAACTCACCGGCAAAGCAGCAGGCGGAATCATCCACCTGATCAATTCCGGATCAACGACCCTGGATGCCACTGGAAAGCAAAAAGCAAACGGCCAGTCCGTTATGAAACCATTCTGGGAAATCTCAGAGGCCGAGGCACAAGCCTGTCTGGATGCCACCGACTGGGCCCCAGCCGACCTTGGCTATTTCCGCGGAGGCGGTTACTCTTCCCATTTCAAAACTGAGGGAGAGATGCCTGTCACGATGAGCCGCATCAATCTGGTGAAAGGGATTGGACCTGTTTTGCAACTGGCCGAAGGTTGGACCATTGATCTTCCGGACGAGGTGCACAATACCCTGGACCAGCGTACCAACCCGACCTGGCCAACAACCTGGTTTGCCCCGCGGACCAATGGCAAAGGAGCCTTTGCGGATGTTTATAGTGTGATGGCCAACTGGGGCGCCAACCACGGAGCCATCAGTTTCGGGCACATCGGCGCTGATCTGATCTCGCTGGCTTCGATGCTTAGGATCCCGGTTTGCATGCACAATGTGGAAGAGGGCAAAATTTTCCGCCCTGCTTCCTGGAGCGCCTTCGGAATGGACAAAGAGGGATCCGACTACCGCGCTTGCGATACTTATGGGCCAATCTACGGGAAAACAAGATGA